A window from Dehalobacter sp. DCA encodes these proteins:
- a CDS encoding ComEC/Rec2 family competence protein yields MFGDSSGISAKTLEMYKAAGVMHVFAASGSNVAFVMALAWLFLFGLPRKARIVATIGVILCYAVLCSGNPPILRATILGTSVLIGRLGRGKMSPLRWLLFAALILYLWNPLFLRDIGFQLSFAATWGMLVLSPQLMKNAWFGRLPELLRLPAAVSFGAQIAVIPIMTNVFHKLSLAGLVTNIFILFMLGAVLQIGLIGTVLIFVPGIPSIFFQAAVWLLEISDRILTLIASLPWAYFWVLNPGLAFWIAWYGFLAAMLFGTERIQFISNVQVRRLRTTAKRLQFLPYLYRMVDTLKLGKNENKPHHMGYSNLWSAKFLDSAKQLIPAKLLSFIKFRYVFALLMMLLLWHPWSAGNALEISFIDVGQGDCILIQTARENLLVDTGPRRENYNAAEKIVLPYLMEKRIGQLDFLFITHEDADHLGGAQYLLANLPVAKVAVPEAGDRITNEEWQSGIPAEYYRNKEKFVTLKAGDYIHFSSGLQIEIMAPVEEMNNTGADSNNNSLVIQMEYLGMKILLTGDMEAEEMESISDRGTDWNSNFIKVPHHGGKGSLDTAWFDSTNPRAVFVSVGKNSFGHPSREVINYWEERGVPIYRTDMDGTIQLMINKKSCQITTGR; encoded by the coding sequence TTGTTTGGGGATTCCAGCGGGATCTCTGCGAAAACACTGGAGATGTACAAGGCCGCAGGAGTCATGCATGTTTTTGCGGCTTCGGGATCTAATGTGGCCTTTGTGATGGCCCTGGCATGGCTGTTTCTGTTTGGCCTGCCCCGGAAAGCCAGAATTGTCGCAACGATTGGGGTTATCTTGTGTTATGCAGTCTTATGCAGCGGTAATCCGCCTATCTTAAGGGCAACCATTTTAGGAACCTCAGTCTTGATCGGCCGCTTAGGCAGAGGAAAGATGTCGCCGCTTAGATGGCTTCTCTTTGCTGCGTTGATTCTTTATTTATGGAATCCTTTATTTTTGCGTGATATAGGTTTTCAGCTTTCCTTTGCTGCTACTTGGGGAATGCTGGTTCTATCACCCCAGTTGATGAAAAATGCCTGGTTCGGCAGGTTGCCTGAATTACTGAGACTGCCTGCAGCAGTATCATTTGGCGCTCAGATTGCCGTGATACCCATTATGACGAATGTTTTTCACAAACTGTCTCTGGCTGGGCTGGTCACCAATATATTTATTCTTTTTATGCTCGGCGCAGTTCTGCAGATCGGGCTTATTGGAACGGTACTGATTTTTGTTCCGGGTATCCCATCCATTTTTTTTCAAGCTGCAGTATGGCTGCTTGAGATCTCTGACCGTATATTGACGCTGATTGCATCTTTACCTTGGGCCTATTTCTGGGTATTAAACCCCGGCCTGGCCTTTTGGATAGCCTGGTATGGATTTTTGGCAGCGATGCTATTCGGTACAGAAAGAATACAATTCATTTCGAACGTACAGGTCAGAAGACTCAGAACGACAGCGAAGAGATTACAATTTCTGCCCTACCTGTACAGAATGGTTGACACGCTCAAACTTGGAAAGAACGAAAATAAGCCGCACCATATGGGATATTCTAATCTGTGGTCTGCAAAGTTCCTGGATTCTGCCAAACAACTAATTCCTGCGAAACTGTTAAGTTTTATCAAATTTAGATATGTCTTTGCTTTGCTTATGATGCTGCTGCTCTGGCACCCCTGGTCGGCCGGCAATGCCCTGGAAATTTCGTTTATTGATGTGGGCCAGGGGGACTGTATCCTAATTCAGACAGCCCGAGAGAACCTGCTTGTCGATACCGGTCCCCGTAGGGAGAACTACAATGCAGCGGAAAAAATTGTGCTTCCTTATTTGATGGAAAAAAGGATAGGTCAACTGGATTTTCTTTTTATCACGCACGAGGATGCTGATCATTTGGGAGGGGCGCAATATCTGCTGGCCAATTTGCCTGTGGCAAAAGTCGCAGTACCCGAAGCGGGTGATAGGATAACAAATGAAGAATGGCAGTCGGGAATTCCAGCGGAATACTACCGGAACAAAGAAAAGTTTGTAACGCTCAAGGCAGGGGATTATATCCATTTTTCTTCCGGTTTGCAGATTGAGATTATGGCCCCGGTCGAAGAAATGAACAACACCGGCGCTGATTCAAATAATAATTCTCTGGTGATACAGATGGAATATCTGGGAATGAAAATCCTATTGACGGGAGATATGGAAGCAGAAGAAATGGAATCCATCTCAGACAGAGGAACTGACTGGAATTCGAATTTTATAAAAGTTCCGCATCATGGCGGAAAAGGCTCTCTGGATACAGCTTGGTTTGACAGTACCAATCCCCGGGCGGTGTTTGTTTCTGTAGGCAAAAACAGCTTTGGTCATCCTTCCCGGGAGGTTATCAACTACTGGGAAGAAAGAGGTGTACCTATATATCGGACAGATATGGACGGTACAATACA
- a CDS encoding DUF4131 domain-containing protein, producing MKGHESVMKDKLVIQAIAVLTGGLLAVQSEKEARIFILAICLLLVIGIVVIWKPLDFFGRASKPEAVLLTCGLLTGFLYGIPAENNIASPLLIERIEIQGRLSDWRIDDKAGQGIFILEDVYPGTEERLGEKYSFRVYPEEDGVYMKGWDRVKPGDTILVTARLEHPKPPGTEGGFDLPLYYAVRGLSGTITAFGEADVLEEGVPGFT from the coding sequence ATGAAGGGGCATGAAAGCGTCATGAAAGATAAACTGGTCATTCAGGCTATAGCTGTGCTGACAGGTGGATTGCTGGCCGTTCAAAGTGAAAAAGAAGCAAGAATATTCATATTGGCCATCTGCTTGCTTTTAGTCATAGGAATCGTGGTTATCTGGAAACCACTCGATTTTTTTGGCAGGGCTTCCAAACCTGAAGCGGTACTGCTGACCTGCGGGCTTTTAACAGGTTTTTTGTATGGGATACCGGCAGAGAACAATATCGCTTCTCCGCTGCTTATAGAAAGAATTGAGATACAGGGCAGACTATCGGATTGGCGGATTGATGATAAGGCCGGTCAGGGTATTTTCATCCTGGAAGATGTCTATCCCGGAACGGAAGAACGCTTGGGGGAAAAATACAGTTTTCGTGTTTACCCCGAAGAAGATGGGGTGTATATGAAGGGATGGGATCGGGTTAAGCCCGGAGACACCATCTTGGTCACAGCCAGGCTGGAACATCCCAAACCTCCGGGAACAGAGGGCGGATTTGACCTTCCGCTTTATTATGCTGTAAGAGGCTTAAGTGGTACGATTACAGCCTTCGGGGAAGCTGATGTACTGGAGGAAGGTGTTCCGGGTTTTACCTGA
- a CDS encoding helix-hairpin-helix domain-containing protein, whose translation MEKKLRLLWWGILGVLLVLAAVKLFLPVNSPVEVNQAEENREIVVYISGAVVHPGLLHLPLNARLDDALQAAELTAEADLEVLNPAQKLKDGQKIIVALKSTGTGQLTGNETQSETQNKTENSAAQPGTTDGLSTKVNINTAGINELDTIPGIGPALAQRIIDYRTENGWFSAPEEIQNVSGIGSKTYEKMEKYISVSP comes from the coding sequence TTGGAGAAAAAACTGAGGCTGCTTTGGTGGGGCATTTTGGGTGTATTACTGGTTCTGGCCGCTGTGAAACTGTTTTTGCCAGTAAACAGTCCGGTTGAAGTTAATCAGGCAGAAGAAAACAGGGAGATTGTAGTTTATATTTCGGGTGCAGTTGTGCATCCCGGTCTTTTGCACCTCCCTTTGAATGCCAGGTTGGATGATGCGCTGCAAGCAGCGGAATTGACAGCTGAAGCTGACCTTGAAGTATTGAATCCTGCCCAAAAGCTCAAGGATGGACAAAAAATAATTGTGGCCTTAAAGAGTACCGGAACGGGTCAATTAACCGGAAATGAGACCCAAAGTGAGACTCAAAATAAGACCGAAAACAGCGCAGCTCAGCCGGGTACAACAGACGGATTATCGACAAAGGTCAATATCAATACCGCAGGTATTAATGAACTGGATACTATTCCGGGGATCGGTCCGGCCTTAGCCCAGCGAATTATTGATTATCGTACGGAAAACGGATGGTTCTCCGCACCGGAAGAGATTCAAAATGTTTCGGGGATCGGTTCAAAGACCTATGAGAAAATGGAAAAGTATATCTCTGTCAGTCCGTAA
- a CDS encoding type II toxin-antitoxin system Phd/YefM family antitoxin, which produces MEITSTEAQNNFGRYLKLAWFEDIIITKNGKKTVVVRRYEDPGKDVSVVAERAESYSWDQEKITYEDFLMLSESSENRYEYIDGEVYLLASPTYDHQCIIMEISNVLYNYFKGKKCRPLTSPFDVTLSVSDNKNVVQPDMIVICDTENINEKGRYTGVPALVLEVLSDSTQKKDLLKKLNLYLQAGISEYWIVNPWRKEVYLYCFAEQDIREYRVYQSSDTIKSLYFEGLSVPLEQLFS; this is translated from the coding sequence ATGGAAATTACCTCAACTGAAGCCCAGAATAATTTTGGCCGTTATCTGAAGCTAGCCTGGTTTGAAGACATTATTATCACGAAAAACGGCAAAAAAACAGTAGTTGTTAGACGCTATGAGGATCCCGGAAAAGATGTTTCAGTCGTTGCTGAAAGAGCTGAAAGCTATTCCTGGGACCAAGAAAAGATCACGTATGAAGACTTTTTAATGCTCTCTGAATCAAGTGAAAACCGCTACGAGTATATTGACGGAGAGGTCTACCTTTTGGCTTCGCCTACTTATGACCACCAGTGCATCATCATGGAAATATCCAATGTCCTGTACAACTATTTCAAAGGCAAGAAATGCCGTCCGCTGACTTCTCCGTTCGACGTAACCCTTTCAGTCAGTGACAATAAAAATGTTGTCCAGCCTGATATGATTGTGATTTGCGATACTGAAAATATCAATGAAAAAGGCAGGTATACCGGCGTACCTGCCCTGGTTCTTGAAGTATTGTCCGATTCGACACAGAAAAAAGACCTGCTGAAAAAACTAAATTTATATCTGCAGGCCGGTATATCGGAATATTGGATTGTGAATCCCTGGCGCAAGGAAGTCTATTTATACTGCTTTGCCGAACAGGACATCAGGGAATACCGCGTTTATCAGAGCAGCGATACGATCAAGTCTCTATATTTTGAAGGCTTGTCTGTCCCTCTTGAACAGCTATTTTCTTAA
- the leuS gene encoding leucine--tRNA ligase: MQERYLFNEIESKWQKAWLENKAGKTEENNGKEKFYALAMFPYPSGNLHMGHVRNYSIVDVIARFKRMQGYDVLHPIGWDAFGLPAENAAIKHQTPPAEWTWKNIANMKRQLQEMGISYDWDREVATCHPEYYRWTQWIFNQFYKHGLVYKKKAAVNWCPSCATVLANEQVVDGACERCDTPVTKKDLEQWFFKITDYSEQLLNDLDKLTGWPEKVKTMQRNWIGRSEGAEAKFKIEGTTDMITVFTTRVDTIFGVSYVVLAPEHPLVTQLVKGTQYEQGVLAFIEKMKGLNEIARTSSEAEKEGMFIGHYCINPLSGERIPIWIANYVLLEYGTGAVMGVPGHDERDFAFAGKYGLPIARVILDPKVSAADKDMPMKEAYIEDGTMVNSLDFDGLDNRTAWDRMAAKLEKLQLGERKINYRLRDWLISRQRYWGAPIPMIYCDTCGVVPVPDDQLPVLLPDDVVFKAGENPLTTSQSFVQTTCTKCGGPARRETDTMDTFMCSSWYYLRYCDPRNPDKAFDEKNTAKWMNVDQYVGGVEHAILHLLYSRFFTKALRDFGYLQVDEPFANLLTQGMVCMDGSKMSKSKGNVVSPEEIISKYGADTARMFILFAAPPERDLEWSEQGVEGCYRFLNRVWRLIVQYQAALASAGNGSTARESFAELDAKAKQMRFTTHSAIRKVTNDVGSRFNFNTAISSIMELVNALYLYKEEKDANLAVAREGIETLLKILAPFAPHITEELWAELGNTESIHKQAWPIEDETALIEEEITIILQVNGKVRDKVQVPAEISKEELEKMILSSEKVKQHLEGKTVIKVITVLGKLVNIVVR, translated from the coding sequence ATGCAGGAAAGATATTTGTTCAACGAGATTGAGTCAAAATGGCAGAAAGCCTGGCTGGAGAACAAAGCAGGAAAAACTGAGGAGAATAACGGTAAAGAAAAGTTCTATGCACTTGCCATGTTTCCATACCCATCTGGAAACTTACATATGGGACATGTCCGCAATTATTCGATCGTTGATGTGATTGCCCGCTTCAAAAGGATGCAGGGCTATGATGTGCTGCACCCGATTGGCTGGGATGCCTTCGGCCTTCCCGCTGAAAACGCCGCGATCAAGCATCAGACACCGCCGGCAGAGTGGACCTGGAAAAATATTGCGAACATGAAGCGACAGCTTCAGGAAATGGGTATTTCCTACGATTGGGATAGAGAAGTTGCTACCTGCCACCCCGAGTATTACCGCTGGACGCAATGGATTTTTAATCAGTTCTATAAACATGGTTTGGTCTATAAGAAGAAGGCCGCTGTAAACTGGTGCCCGTCCTGCGCGACAGTGTTGGCTAACGAACAGGTCGTGGACGGTGCCTGCGAGCGCTGCGACACACCTGTTACCAAAAAAGATCTTGAACAATGGTTTTTCAAGATTACGGATTATTCAGAACAGCTCTTAAACGACCTCGATAAGCTCACCGGCTGGCCGGAGAAAGTAAAAACCATGCAGCGCAACTGGATTGGCCGCTCTGAAGGAGCCGAAGCCAAATTTAAAATTGAAGGCACCACAGATATGATCACTGTATTCACAACCAGAGTCGATACGATTTTTGGCGTGAGCTATGTGGTTCTTGCCCCGGAACATCCGCTGGTTACACAGCTCGTCAAAGGAACACAGTATGAACAAGGTGTGCTCGCTTTTATTGAGAAGATGAAAGGCTTGAACGAAATTGCGAGAACCTCATCGGAAGCAGAAAAAGAAGGGATGTTTATCGGACACTACTGCATCAACCCATTAAGCGGAGAAAGGATCCCGATCTGGATTGCCAATTACGTTCTTCTCGAATATGGAACCGGGGCTGTTATGGGGGTCCCGGGACATGATGAAAGAGATTTTGCCTTTGCCGGGAAGTACGGTCTGCCAATTGCGAGAGTCATTCTTGATCCTAAAGTTTCCGCTGCAGATAAAGATATGCCGATGAAAGAAGCTTATATTGAAGACGGGACCATGGTCAACTCCCTTGATTTTGACGGACTGGATAACCGGACGGCCTGGGACAGGATGGCTGCCAAACTGGAAAAGCTGCAGCTTGGTGAGCGTAAAATCAATTACCGCCTTAGAGACTGGCTGATTTCCCGTCAGCGCTATTGGGGTGCGCCTATTCCGATGATTTACTGTGATACGTGCGGCGTTGTGCCTGTGCCGGATGATCAGCTGCCGGTGCTGCTGCCCGATGATGTCGTGTTCAAGGCCGGTGAGAATCCGCTGACCACTTCCCAGAGCTTTGTGCAGACAACTTGTACGAAGTGCGGAGGCCCTGCCAGAAGAGAAACCGATACGATGGACACCTTCATGTGCTCTTCGTGGTACTATCTGAGGTATTGTGACCCGCGGAATCCGGATAAGGCTTTTGACGAGAAAAACACGGCCAAATGGATGAACGTCGACCAGTATGTCGGCGGTGTTGAGCATGCGATCCTGCATCTGCTCTATTCACGCTTTTTTACTAAAGCCCTGAGAGATTTTGGCTACCTCCAGGTGGATGAGCCGTTTGCGAATCTGCTTACCCAGGGAATGGTCTGCATGGACGGTTCCAAGATGTCCAAATCCAAAGGAAATGTCGTCAGCCCTGAGGAGATCATCAGCAAATATGGTGCAGACACGGCCAGAATGTTCATTCTGTTTGCTGCCCCGCCTGAACGGGATCTGGAGTGGAGCGAACAGGGTGTTGAAGGTTGCTATCGCTTTTTAAACCGTGTCTGGCGGCTTATTGTCCAGTATCAAGCTGCCTTGGCTTCTGCAGGAAATGGCAGTACCGCACGTGAATCCTTCGCGGAGCTCGATGCCAAAGCCAAACAAATGCGTTTTACCACACACAGTGCCATCAGGAAGGTTACCAATGATGTCGGCAGCAGATTTAATTTCAATACCGCGATCAGTTCCATTATGGAATTGGTTAACGCACTTTACCTGTATAAAGAAGAAAAGGATGCCAACCTGGCCGTTGCCAGAGAAGGCATTGAAACACTGCTGAAGATCTTGGCACCGTTTGCCCCGCATATCACCGAAGAGCTCTGGGCAGAACTTGGAAACACCGAAAGCATTCATAAACAGGCCTGGCCCATTGAAGATGAGACGGCGCTGATCGAAGAGGAGATCACGATTATTCTCCAGGTAAACGGAAAAGTTCGCGACAAGGTTCAGGTCCCAGCCGAAATTTCTAAAGAGGAACTGGAAAAGATGATTCTGTCTTCAGAAAAAGTCAAACAGCACCTTGAAGGAAAAACCGTCATCAAAGTGATCACGGTTCTGGGTAAACTGGTGAATATCGTTGTGAGGTAA
- the rsfS gene encoding ribosome silencing factor — MEISHDQLQKVVDFIDDKRGRNILTLDLKGISVIADYFMIATGNSTTQTKAITEYLAEKLPEIGLSVLRIEGLPEAQWVLIDCGDLVIHIMTPDTREFYSLERLWGDAREVVLDN; from the coding sequence TTGGAAATAAGTCATGACCAGTTGCAGAAAGTAGTTGACTTTATTGACGATAAAAGAGGCAGAAATATTCTGACCCTTGACTTAAAGGGAATATCCGTCATTGCAGATTATTTTATGATTGCCACGGGAAACAGCACGACTCAGACCAAAGCAATTACCGAGTACCTTGCAGAAAAATTACCCGAGATCGGGCTTTCGGTCTTAAGGATAGAAGGGCTTCCTGAAGCTCAGTGGGTGCTGATCGACTGTGGTGATCTGGTTATACATATTATGACACCAGATACCAGAGAGTTTTATAGTCTGGAAAGACTGTGGGGCGATGCCCGGGAAGTCGTATTAGATAATTGA
- the yqeK gene encoding bis(5'-nucleosyl)-tetraphosphatase (symmetrical) YqeK, whose amino-acid sequence MNDRLEYFRTLASQKLSLERFQHTLGVEALAVELAPKFGVKEGDAGLAALTHDLAKEYIYLEQLKKAREWNLILYPEDLEIPQVIHGRVAAYMLRNLYAIKNEDVLNAVANHTLGRPGMSPLEMLIYSADLTEPGRDFPGVDKLRQKLYYDLMTGTLACVEHTLCYLKENNKPIHPLTILMYEDLKNGKASKGG is encoded by the coding sequence GTGAACGACCGGCTGGAATATTTCAGAACTTTAGCCTCACAAAAACTTTCGCTGGAAAGATTTCAGCACACGCTTGGGGTAGAGGCTCTGGCCGTGGAACTTGCCCCGAAGTTCGGTGTAAAAGAGGGAGACGCGGGTTTAGCTGCGCTTACCCATGACCTGGCTAAGGAGTATATTTATTTAGAGCAGCTGAAAAAAGCCCGGGAATGGAACCTTATTCTTTATCCGGAAGATCTGGAAATTCCCCAGGTCATTCACGGAAGAGTCGCAGCGTATATGCTGCGGAACCTTTACGCCATAAAAAACGAGGATGTCCTGAATGCGGTTGCGAATCATACCTTGGGGAGACCGGGTATGTCCCCTCTGGAAATGTTGATTTACAGTGCCGATCTCACGGAACCCGGGAGGGATTTTCCCGGTGTAGACAAGCTTCGTCAGAAGTTGTATTATGACCTTATGACAGGTACACTGGCTTGTGTGGAGCATACCTTGTGCTATCTGAAGGAGAACAATAAACCGATTCATCCGCTGACGATTCTGATGTATGAAGATTTGAAAAATGGAAAAGCGTCTAAAGGAGGTTAG
- a CDS encoding RNA recognition motif domain-containing protein, whose product MTKTLYVGNLPWSTTSEELTEYFARFGNVIGSRIITDRETGRSRGFGFVEVASEDAERLAEELNGSEFNDRSLTVNEARPRQTV is encoded by the coding sequence ATGACAAAAACCCTGTACGTGGGCAATCTCCCCTGGAGTACGACTTCAGAGGAACTGACTGAGTACTTTGCTCGGTTTGGCAATGTAATCGGCAGCAGAATCATTACCGACAGAGAAACCGGTCGCTCAAGAGGCTTTGGCTTTGTAGAAGTTGCTTCAGAGGATGCCGAGCGCTTAGCAGAAGAACTTAACGGTAGCGAGTTCAATGACCGTTCATTGACAGTAAACGAAGCGAGACCTCGCCAAACTGTCTAA
- the nadD gene encoding nicotinate-nucleotide adenylyltransferase, with the protein MERSVRESIAGGCRIGIMGGTFNPIHYGHLVAAETARVEFALDKVLFIPTGIPPHKVDHQIANSDLRFAMVEISIRDNEDFIASRIEIDREGPSYTYDTLKALHLLFPEQELFFITGSDALRDILSWREAEGIIGISKIIGASRPGYEIGGFLGELFDRYPYAQNRIFEMEIPALAISSTDIRKRIWNNKSIRYLLPEEVRRFIIENNIYISK; encoded by the coding sequence ATGGAACGGAGTGTTCGAGAGTCAATCGCTGGCGGATGCCGGATTGGCATCATGGGAGGAACGTTTAATCCAATTCATTACGGCCATCTGGTGGCTGCGGAGACAGCCAGGGTCGAATTTGCGCTTGATAAGGTCTTATTCATCCCCACAGGCATTCCTCCGCATAAAGTCGATCACCAGATTGCAAATTCGGATCTGCGTTTTGCAATGGTCGAAATATCTATCCGCGACAATGAGGATTTTATTGCATCCAGAATTGAGATCGACAGGGAAGGCCCTTCATACACCTATGACACCTTAAAAGCCCTGCATCTGTTGTTCCCCGAACAGGAACTTTTTTTTATCACCGGTTCGGATGCGCTCCGGGATATTTTGAGCTGGAGGGAAGCAGAAGGAATTATTGGAATATCCAAAATTATCGGGGCTTCAAGACCGGGGTATGAAATTGGTGGTTTTTTGGGAGAATTATTTGACAGATATCCTTATGCCCAAAACAGAATATTCGAGATGGAAATTCCCGCTCTGGCTATATCTTCGACAGATATCAGAAAAAGGATCTGGAATAACAAGTCTATTCGTTATTTGCTTCCAGAAGAAGTACGGCGTTTCATCATAGAAAATAATATTTACATCAGTAAATAA
- the yhbY gene encoding ribosome assembly RNA-binding protein YhbY produces MLTGKQKRFLRAMGNEMEPILIVGKDEITDNMIKQAADALEARELIKGRALQNCADDPKNIASGLAEATRSELVQVIGRNFLLYRKASEKPKIELP; encoded by the coding sequence ATGCTGACAGGCAAACAGAAAAGGTTTTTAAGGGCTATGGGGAATGAAATGGAACCCATTTTAATCGTTGGCAAAGATGAAATTACAGATAATATGATTAAACAGGCCGCCGATGCGTTGGAGGCAAGAGAGCTGATTAAAGGACGGGCGCTCCAGAATTGTGCCGATGACCCGAAAAATATCGCCTCCGGGCTGGCCGAAGCTACCCGTTCAGAATTGGTTCAGGTGATCGGGCGGAATTTTCTGCTCTATCGGAAGGCCAGCGAAAAACCAAAAATAGAGCTGCCCTGA
- the obgE gene encoding GTPase ObgE, translated as MFYDRAKIYVKAGDGGAGAVSFRREKYVPLGGPNGGDGGRGGDIILEADEGLRTLVDFRYRRHYKADRGEHGQGKDMHGKGAENLVLRIPAGTIIKNEGTGEILADLTRHGQRVTIAKGGRGGRGNARFMSNTNKAPTVAERGEPGEELWLLFELKLLADVGLVGFPNVGKSTLISRVSAARPKIADYHFTTLVPNLGVVQVEDESFVMADIPGIIEGAHSGAGLGHEFLRHIERTRLLLHILDISGSEGRDPLEDFKIINQELKLHSPALAERPMLVVPNKIDVNGSEENLRRLHEEFGDAYEIYPISAVTGEGIDKLLHKMIQILPEVPLIGLSADPDEHRMVQVQSEDRFVITREDGMYIITGKEIERHAAMAYLDTDDGIMRFQNILKVMGVDDALKEQGIKEGNKVSIGKLELEWSEGGQ; from the coding sequence ATGTTTTATGATCGCGCAAAAATATATGTAAAAGCTGGAGACGGTGGAGCAGGAGCTGTATCTTTCCGCAGGGAGAAGTATGTCCCGTTGGGAGGGCCTAATGGCGGAGACGGCGGCCGTGGCGGGGATATCATCCTCGAAGCGGATGAGGGCCTGCGGACCCTGGTGGATTTCCGCTATCGCCGCCATTATAAGGCAGACCGCGGCGAACACGGGCAAGGCAAGGATATGCACGGGAAAGGAGCAGAAAACCTGGTGTTGCGTATACCGGCGGGAACGATAATCAAAAATGAAGGTACAGGCGAAATTTTGGCTGATCTTACCCGGCATGGGCAAAGGGTCACCATTGCCAAAGGCGGCCGCGGCGGCCGTGGAAATGCCCGTTTTATGAGTAATACAAACAAGGCTCCTACAGTGGCGGAGCGCGGAGAACCAGGGGAAGAGCTTTGGCTTCTGTTTGAACTGAAGCTTCTGGCAGATGTCGGCCTGGTCGGATTCCCAAACGTCGGAAAATCCACACTGATCTCGAGGGTATCGGCTGCCCGTCCAAAAATCGCAGACTATCATTTCACGACCCTGGTACCAAATCTTGGCGTCGTTCAGGTAGAGGATGAGAGTTTTGTCATGGCGGATATCCCGGGAATTATCGAAGGGGCTCATTCCGGCGCAGGACTTGGACATGAATTTCTGCGTCATATCGAGCGTACCAGACTGCTTCTTCATATCCTGGACATTTCAGGTTCCGAGGGCAGAGACCCGCTGGAAGACTTTAAAATCATCAACCAGGAACTCAAACTGCACAGTCCAGCTCTTGCTGAAAGGCCGATGCTGGTTGTTCCGAACAAAATTGATGTTAACGGTTCCGAGGAGAACCTCCGGCGTCTTCACGAGGAATTTGGGGATGCCTATGAAATCTACCCAATTTCGGCGGTAACCGGAGAGGGAATCGATAAATTACTGCACAAGATGATACAAATTCTTCCTGAAGTACCGCTGATTGGACTTTCAGCTGATCCTGATGAACATCGCATGGTTCAGGTCCAAAGCGAGGACAGATTTGTCATTACGCGTGAAGACGGCATGTATATCATTACAGGCAAAGAGATTGAAAGACATGCGGCGATGGCCTACCTCGATACGGATGACGGTATCATGCGCTTCCAGAATATCCTTAAAGTGATGGGAGTCGACGATGCACTGAAGGAACAGGGGATCAAAGAAGGCAATAAAGTATCGATCGGAAAGTTGGAGTTGGAATGGTCGGAGGGAGGACAATAG
- a CDS encoding Spo0B domain-containing protein, producing MVNLDKKILYEQLDNFQILRHDFLNYFQVIKGYLQLNMPDKALAYIDEVLVEIRPQQDIYKIGQKTLLGILLGWYFKLRLKGAEFVLDFPPEMKKEEFWLDHWQEEYALSFSGYTKDCLDLFVQGDQDVETLTAKIQFGVVDGGFSCEFRLYKEDNLFEQNVYSPVYQKA from the coding sequence ATGGTCAATCTTGATAAAAAGATCCTTTATGAGCAGTTGGATAATTTCCAGATCCTTCGGCATGATTTTCTGAATTATTTTCAGGTCATCAAGGGGTATTTGCAGCTGAATATGCCGGACAAAGCGTTGGCTTATATTGATGAAGTCCTGGTGGAGATTCGGCCGCAGCAAGATATTTACAAGATTGGCCAAAAAACACTGCTTGGGATTCTCCTGGGATGGTATTTTAAGCTGCGTCTGAAAGGTGCAGAATTTGTGTTGGATTTTCCTCCGGAAATGAAAAAAGAAGAATTTTGGCTTGATCATTGGCAGGAAGAATATGCCCTGAGTTTTTCTGGATACACTAAAGACTGTTTAGACCTATTCGTGCAGGGAGATCAGGATGTTGAAACATTAACAGCAAAAATCCAGTTCGGCGTTGTCGACGGAGGATTTTCCTGCGAATTCAGACTATATAAAGAAGACAATCTTTTTGAGCAGAATGTATATTCCCCAGTCTATCAGAAAGCATGA
- the rpmA gene encoding 50S ribosomal protein L27, giving the protein MAHKKGVGSTRNGRDSNAQRLGVKRSDGQYVLAGNILVRQRGTKLHPGKNCGIGKDDTLFALTDGYVKFERKDKFRKQVSVHAENGITQAQ; this is encoded by the coding sequence ATGGCCCACAAGAAAGGTGTAGGAAGTACACGAAACGGCAGAGACAGTAATGCGCAAAGACTCGGAGTCAAACGCTCTGACGGACAGTACGTTTTGGCAGGAAATATTCTTGTTCGCCAACGTGGAACCAAACTCCATCCTGGCAAAAACTGCGGCATCGGCAAAGATGATACGCTGTTCGCGCTCACAGATGGTTACGTAAAGTTCGAACGCAAAGATAAATTCCGCAAGCAGGTAAGTGTTCATGCGGAAAACGGGATTACTCAAGCCCAATAA